The genomic window CCAGCAACGCCATGAACGGGGCGTGACGAGGGAGGATCCCCACCTTCCCGTCATACGCCGGAACGACCACGGCGGATGCGTCGCCTTCGTAGAGCACCTGCTCAGGCGACACCACGCTGACCCGCATCGCCCCGTGCCCCTGTGCCCCTGTGCCCCTGTACCCCTGTGCCCCGGTGCCCCCGTGCCCCTGTTCCATCACGCCTGCTCGAGCTGCTTGGCGCGCTCGACCACGTCGTCGATGCCACCCACCATGAAGAACGCCTGCTCCGGCAGCTCGTCGAACTCACCGGCAACCACCCGCTCGAACGAGTCGATGGTGTCCTGGAGCTTCACGTACTTGCCCTTGATGCCGGTGAACTGCTCGGCCACGGCGAACGGCTGCGAGAGGAAGCGCTGCAGCCGGCGGGCGCGCGCCACCACCACCTTGTCCTCCTCCGACAGCTCGTCCATGCCGAGGATGGCGATGATGTCCTGGAGGTCCCTGTAGCGCTGGAGCGTCCCCTGCACCGCGGTGGCCACCTTGTAATGGCGCTCCCCGATGTACTGGGCGTCGAGGATCCGGCTCGCGGAGTCGAGCGGGTCCACGGCCGGGTAGATGCCGATGGCCGCGATGTCGCGCGAGAGCACGACGGTCGCATCGAGGTGGCTGAACGCGGCCGCGGGCGCCGGGTCGGTGAGGTCGTCGGCGGGGACGTAGATGGCCTGCACCGACGTGATCGATCCGCTCTTGGTCGAGGTGATGCGCTCCTGGAGATCGCCCATCTCGGTGGCCAGCGTGGGCTGGTACCCCACGGCGCTCGGCATGCGGCCGAGGCGGGCGGAGACCTCGGAGCCCGCCTGGGTGAACCGGAAGATGTTGTCGATGAAGACCAGCACGTCCTGGCCCTCGACGTCGCGGAAGTACTCGGCGACGGTGAGGCCCGAGAGGCCGACGCGCAGGCGCGCGCCCGGCGGCTCGTTCATCTGGCCGTAGATGAGCGCCACCGAGTCGAGGACCTTGCTTTCCTTCATCTCGAGGTAGAGGTCGTTGCCCTCGCGGGTACGCTCGCCGACGCCGCAGAAGACCGAACGCCCGCCGTGGCCCTTCTGCACGTTGTTGATCAGCTCCATGATGACGACGGTCTTCCCCACTCCCGCGCCACCGAACAGGCCGATCTTGCCGCCCTTCACGAACGGGGCGATCAGGTCCACGACCTTGATCCCGGTCTCGAAGATCTCGGTCTTGGGCTCGAGGTCGGTGAACTTGGGAGGTGCTCTGTGGATGGGCCACCGCTCCGCATCCGCCGGAATGGGGGCGCCGCCATCCACCGGCTCGCCCAGCACGTTGAGGATGCGCCCCAGCGCGTGCTTGCCGACCGGCACCGTGATCGGGCCGCCGGTGTCCAGGGCACTCATGCCACGCACCACCCCGTCGGTGGAGGTCATCGCGACGGCGCGGACCTGGTTGCGGCCGATATGCTGCTGCACCTCGGCCACCAGGCGAACGCCATCGCCCTCCACCTTGAGCGCGGTGTAGAGCTCCGGGAGCATCTCGGGCTCGAACTCCACGTCGAGGACCGGCCCGATGACCTGAACGACTCTTCCGATGTTCTCTGCCATTTGATCCTCGAATGTCGGGGAGCGGGGAGCGGGGAGCGGTACCTTTCGTGCGGTTCCCAGGTTACGCTCCCCGCTCCCTGCTCCCTAGCCCTTCAACGCTTCTGCTCCACCAACGATCTCGGCCAGCTCCTGCGTGATCTGCGCCTGCCGCGCCCGGTTGTAGGTGCGCCGCAGGATGTCCAGCATCTCGCCCGCGTTGTCGGTCGCGTTCTTCATCGCGGTCCGGCGCGCTCCCTGCTCGGAGGCGGCCGTCTCGACCAGCGCGCGGTAGACCATGTTCTTGACGTACAACGGAAGCAGCGCGCCGAGGATCGCATCGGCGCTCGGCTTCAGGATGTAATACGCGGGACGGGGGGACGGGGGGACGGGGGGACGGGAAGACGACCTCGCCCCCTTCTGTCCCCCGGTCCCCCGGTCCCCCGGTCCCTCCGCCTCCACCGGCAGCACCCTCATCACCGCCGGCGGCGTGGATAGCGCGGACTTGAAGTTGGCATATACCACGTCTACGGACGCGAGCCGCCCCGCCTCGTAGTCAGCCATCAACGGCGCCACCAGCTCCTGGGCGTGCGCGGCGGTCGGCCGGTCGCCGATGTCGATCCGCGCCACCGCGAGCTTGCGGCCGACGAACTGGAAGAACTTGATCCCCTTCTTCCCGACGCCGTGCAGCTCCACCTCGTGGCCCGATTCCTGGAGGTCCGCGATCCGCTGCCGCGCCATCCGGATGAGGTTGGCGTTGAAGGCCCCGGCCAGACCCCGGTTCGAGGTGATGAGGATGACGGCCGCCTGCTTCGGCCCGCCCGCGGCGGGCGGGACCGGCTGCCTGAGAAGGGGAAAGCGCTCGGCGAGTTCCGGGTTCATCAGGTCCGCGATGGCAGCCGCGAGCGCCTGGGCGTACGGCCGCGCCGAAACGACGCGGTCCTGCGCGCGCTTCATCTTGGACGTGGCGACCATCTCCATCGTCCGAGTGATCTTGCGGGTGTTCTCCACCGAGCGGATGCGCCGCTTCAGGGCGCGGGTCTTCGCCATCTACTTGCGCAGCGCCTTGTAGGACTCGATGGCGCTCCGGAGCTGGGCCGCGAGCTCGTCGGAGAGCGTCTTCTTGACGCGGATCTCCTCCGCGATCCCGGGGTGGCTGGCGGCCATGTGCTCGTGGAACCCCGCCTCCCACGCTTTCAGGTCTTCCACCTCGACGTCGTCAACCAAGCCGTTGGTGACGGCGAAGATGACTTGGACCTGCTGGGCGACGTCCATCGGTCGGTACTGGCCCTGCTTCAGGACCTCGACGGTGCGCCGGCCACGCGCCAGCTGGCGCAACGTGGCCTGGTCGAGGTCCGAGCCGAACTGCGCGAACGCCTCCAGCGCACGGAACTGCGCCAGGTCCAGCCGCAACCGCCCCGCCACCCGTCTCATGGCCTTGATCTGAGCGTTGCCGCCCACGCGGGAGACCGAGATGCCGACGTTGATCGCCGGACGCACGTTGGAGTAGAAGAGGTCGGTGTCGAGGAAGATCTGGCCGTCCGTGATCGAGATGACGTTGGTCGGGATGTAGGCCGACACGTCACCCGCCTGGGTCTCGATGATCGGCAGCGCCGTCAGCGAGCCGCCCGGCTTCTTGATCCGCGGGTCCTGCTTGATGAGTTGCGGGTCCTCCGCGATTTTCGCGGCGCGCTCGAGCAGCCGCGAGTGCAGGTAGAAGACGTCGCCGGGGTAGGCCTCGCGGCCCGGCGGCCGGCGGAGCACCAGCGAGAGCTGGCGGTAGGCCGCGGCCTGTTTGGAGAGGTCGTCGTAGACGCACAGCGTCGCGCGACCCTCCTCGTACATGAAGTGCTCGGCCATGGTGCAGCCGGCGTAGGGCGCGATGTACTGTAGCGGTGCCGGGTCAGAGGCCGACGCCACCACCACGATCGTGTACTCCATCGCGCCCTTCTCCTTCAGGCGCTCCACCACCGAGGCCACGGTGGAGTTCTTCTGGCCGATCGCGACGTACACGCAGATGACGTCGCCGCCCTTCTGGTTGATGATCGTGTCGATCGCGATCGCCGTCTTGCCCGTGCCGCGGTCGCCGATGATCAGCTCCCGCTGGCCGCGCCCGATCGGGATCATCGAATCGATCGCCTTGATGCCGGTCTGGAGCGGTTCCTTCACGGGCTGCCGCACCACGATGCCCGGCGCGACCATCTCCACCTTCCGCGACCCCTCCGCCGCGATCGGGCCGCGACCGTCCACCGGCCGCCCCAGCGGGTCCACCACCCGGCCGATCATCGCCTTGCCGACCGGCACCTCGAACACCCGCGCGGTGCGCCGGACCTCGTCGCCTTCCCTCAGCTTGAGGTAGTTGCCGAGGATGACCGCCCCGATGTTGTCCTCTTCGAGGTTCAGCGCCAGACCGGTGATCGACTCCCCCGTCGTGGACGAGCGGAACTCGAGCATCTCGCCGGCCAACGCCTTGGTCAGCCCGTAGACGCGCGCCACGCCGTCCTTCACCTCGAGCACCGTACCCACTTCCTCGAGATCGACGGCGGAGAGATCGGCAGCTTCGATCTCGCGGAGGAGTACGTTCTTCAGTTCACCGGGGCGCAGGGCTGTTTCGTTGGCCATTTAGGTGGAGTTAGTGAGGGTTGAACCGCTTCGGGGAAAGCTTGTAAAAATAGTCACGAATGGGTCGAAAGGTCAAAAGGCAGCTGGTCGCGTCGGGCATCGCGGATCGAACGTCCTTCAGCGCCGGCTCCGCGTCCTGCCGCTCAGGAACGCGGCCAGCACGCCCCGCGGGCCGAGGTCAGGGAGCTCTCTCGCCGTGACGCCGGCGACGCGCCTCGCGGCGCCGGAGAGGTGGCTGGCGGACGCGAAGCCGAGGATGCGCGCCACCCGGCGCACCGAGTAGCCGGGGTTCGCGAGCAAGTCGGCGGCGGTCACCGCCTTCGCGAGATCGATGACCCGCTTGAGGTTGGGCGCGCCCCCCGCGCCGAACTGCCGCGACAGGTGCTCGCGGGAGACGTGAAGGGCGCGGGCCACGTCTATGGTGCGCAGCCGGCCGCCCACCCGCCGCATCACTTCGGCCCAGGCGCGCATCTGGAGCGGATCGGTCAGCCGGAGGAGCCGGGGAGCGTGATCGAGCAGGGCGAGGCGCAGCGCGCTCGCGGTGCGCGGGAGTACGAGCTCTCCCACCACCGGGTCCTCTACGCCCCCGACGATCGGGCTCGCCGCCGCCTCTCCAACGCATGCCGCCAGCAGCTCGCCGTCGTCGGGCCGGAAAGCGGAGTACACGAACCGCGGCACGCGGGGATACGCCGCGCGGAAGCCGGCGAGGGCTTCCCGCCCGCCGGGCAACCGACCGTCCACCACCACCGCATCGACCAGCGAGCCGGCGATGGCACGCTCGAGCTGCGCGGCGCTGCGACAGGTCACCAGCCGAGCCCGGGCGGGCGGGATCGAGCGCCTGAGCCAGCGGCGCGCCTCACCGTTGCCGAGCAGGGTGGGGATGACAGGCGGGCTCATGACGCCGTTAGCTGCGCGACCAGCGCGCCGGCGGCACTCAGCACCTCGCGCGCGTTGGCGTAAGAGATGGTGCGGAGCGCGTCCTCCACGTTGAGCCACCGGCAGGCGGTGATGCCCTCTTCGGCCTGCGGCACCGCGTCGCCGGCCTGGCTCTCGAACAGGAAGAAAGTGCAGGTCTTGTGGATGAGGCGCCCTCGGAACCTGAAGAACCAGTCGATGTCCTGGATAGGGCCGTGCAAGACCAGGCCCGTCAGGGCGGTCTCCTCGGCGATCTCGCGTTCGGCGGCGGAGGCCGCGGCCTCTCCTGCTTCGACGTGTCCCTTGGGAAAGCCCCAGTTGCGGTAGGAATCGCGGATCAGCAGGACGGACGGCCCCTCGGGGCCGCGCCGGAACACGACGCCGCCGGCCGACGTCTCCTCCACGGGCTGAGGGTCCTTCGCCATTAGAAGACCGAGAACGAGAAGTACTTGCGCGGGTTCCGCTGCATGTCATCGAGCATGGAGCGCAGGCTGCGTACCGCCGAGACCGACTCGTGGTACAGCGTGGTGTCGCGCGTCAGACGGCCCAGGGTGCCCTCGCCGCGCTCGAGCCTCGCGAGGATCGAGTCGGTGTGCGACACGATGCTGTCGAACGCGGACTGCTGCCGGGCGGCCGCGCCCGAGAGGTTGCGGAGGTTCGAGGCCACGCCGGCGATGTCGCCGGTGATCGAATCGGTGCGGTTCATGATACGCTGGAGCTGCTCGCGCGAGGTGGCCGAGTCGGCGCGGAGGGTGGCGCGCTGGAGCGCCTGGGCCGAGCGCGAGAGGGCCTGCGTGCCGGTGTCGAGGTTGCTGCCGATGCGGTTCAGCGTCGCCTGCTGGGTGCGGGTGATCTCGGCGAGCTGCCGGGAGAGGCGCGAGAGGTCGATGAACGCGCCGCGCAGCCGCGCCGCAGACGTCGAGTCGAAGGCGTCCTGCACGCGACTCGAGATTAGCGCGATGTCGGAGGCGATGCGGCCGGCCTGCGCGGTGAGCTGTCCCACGTCCGGGAGAGTGGCGCCGGGCCACTTATCCGCGCCCGCCCGCTCCGCGTCGTCGAGTTGGCGCCGTACTTCGGGATCGTCCGGCAGGGCGTCCCGCGAGCTGATGTCCACGGCCCAGTCGCCGAAGAGGGTGGTGGAGCGGATGATCGCGACCGGCCGGGCGGGCAGTTGCGTGCTGCGTTGCACCAGGAACTGGATGTTGACCCAGTTGCTGTCGCCCAGGGAGATGTCGTCCACGCGGCCGATGCGGACGCCGCGCAGCAGCACTGGGTTGCCTTTCTGCAGACCCCCGATGCTGCGGAAGCGCGCCGTGTGCACTACGTCCTTCCGGCCGAAGCTCGAGCGGGAGAGCCAGACCGAGCCTGCGACCACCAGCAGGATGGCGCCGAGCACGACGCTGCCGACGAGCACTTCGTTGGCGCGCTTCATCCCTGCGACTCCTCCACCGCGACTTCCTGCTGCTGACTCAGCGGCTCCGATGCCTCGGCGAAGCGCGCGTCGGCACGGCCCTCGATGAAGCCCCGTACTACGGGGTCGCCCGACGCGCGGATCTCC from Gemmatimonadales bacterium includes these protein-coding regions:
- the atpD gene encoding F0F1 ATP synthase subunit beta, encoding MAENIGRVVQVIGPVLDVEFEPEMLPELYTALKVEGDGVRLVAEVQQHIGRNQVRAVAMTSTDGVVRGMSALDTGGPITVPVGKHALGRILNVLGEPVDGGAPIPADAERWPIHRAPPKFTDLEPKTEIFETGIKVVDLIAPFVKGGKIGLFGGAGVGKTVVIMELINNVQKGHGGRSVFCGVGERTREGNDLYLEMKESKVLDSVALIYGQMNEPPGARLRVGLSGLTVAEYFRDVEGQDVLVFIDNIFRFTQAGSEVSARLGRMPSAVGYQPTLATEMGDLQERITSTKSGSITSVQAIYVPADDLTDPAPAAAFSHLDATVVLSRDIAAIGIYPAVDPLDSASRILDAQYIGERHYKVATAVQGTLQRYRDLQDIIAILGMDELSEEDKVVVARARRLQRFLSQPFAVAEQFTGIKGKYVKLQDTIDSFERVVAGEFDELPEQAFFMVGGIDDVVERAKQLEQA
- the atpA gene encoding F0F1 ATP synthase subunit alpha codes for the protein MANETALRPGELKNVLLREIEAADLSAVDLEEVGTVLEVKDGVARVYGLTKALAGEMLEFRSSTTGESITGLALNLEEDNIGAVILGNYLKLREGDEVRRTARVFEVPVGKAMIGRVVDPLGRPVDGRGPIAAEGSRKVEMVAPGIVVRQPVKEPLQTGIKAIDSMIPIGRGQRELIIGDRGTGKTAIAIDTIINQKGGDVICVYVAIGQKNSTVASVVERLKEKGAMEYTIVVVASASDPAPLQYIAPYAGCTMAEHFMYEEGRATLCVYDDLSKQAAAYRQLSLVLRRPPGREAYPGDVFYLHSRLLERAAKIAEDPQLIKQDPRIKKPGGSLTALPIIETQAGDVSAYIPTNVISITDGQIFLDTDLFYSNVRPAINVGISVSRVGGNAQIKAMRRVAGRLRLDLAQFRALEAFAQFGSDLDQATLRQLARGRRTVEVLKQGQYRPMDVAQQVQVIFAVTNGLVDDVEVEDLKAWEAGFHEHMAASHPGIAEEIRVKKTLSDELAAQLRSAIESYKALRK
- a CDS encoding MlaD family protein — translated: MKRANEVLVGSVVLGAILLVVAGSVWLSRSSFGRKDVVHTARFRSIGGLQKGNPVLLRGVRIGRVDDISLGDSNWVNIQFLVQRSTQLPARPVAIIRSTTLFGDWAVDISSRDALPDDPEVRRQLDDAERAGADKWPGATLPDVGQLTAQAGRIASDIALISSRVQDAFDSTSAARLRGAFIDLSRLSRQLAEITRTQQATLNRIGSNLDTGTQALSRSAQALQRATLRADSATSREQLQRIMNRTDSITGDIAGVASNLRNLSGAAARQQSAFDSIVSHTDSILARLERGEGTLGRLTRDTTLYHESVSAVRSLRSMLDDMQRNPRKYFSFSVF
- the atpG gene encoding ATP synthase F1 subunit gamma translates to MAKTRALKRRIRSVENTRKITRTMEMVATSKMKRAQDRVVSARPYAQALAAAIADLMNPELAERFPLLRQPVPPAAGGPKQAAVILITSNRGLAGAFNANLIRMARQRIADLQESGHEVELHGVGKKGIKFFQFVGRKLAVARIDIGDRPTAAHAQELVAPLMADYEAGRLASVDVVYANFKSALSTPPAVMRVLPVEAEGPGDRGTGGQKGARSSSRPPVPPSPRPAYYILKPSADAILGALLPLYVKNMVYRALVETAASEQGARRTAMKNATDNAGEMLDILRRTYNRARQAQITQELAEIVGGAEALKG
- a CDS encoding helix-turn-helix domain-containing protein, producing the protein MSPPVIPTLLGNGEARRWLRRSIPPARARLVTCRSAAQLERAIAGSLVDAVVVDGRLPGGREALAGFRAAYPRVPRFVYSAFRPDDGELLAACVGEAAASPIVGGVEDPVVGELVLPRTASALRLALLDHAPRLLRLTDPLQMRAWAEVMRRVGGRLRTIDVARALHVSREHLSRQFGAGGAPNLKRVIDLAKAVTAADLLANPGYSVRRVARILGFASASHLSGAARRVAGVTARELPDLGPRGVLAAFLSGRTRSRR
- a CDS encoding NUDIX domain-containing protein translates to MAKDPQPVEETSAGGVVFRRGPEGPSVLLIRDSYRNWGFPKGHVEAGEAAASAAEREIAEETALTGLVLHGPIQDIDWFFRFRGRLIHKTCTFFLFESQAGDAVPQAEEGITACRWLNVEDALRTISYANAREVLSAAGALVAQLTAS
- the atpC gene encoding ATP synthase F1 subunit epsilon, whose product is MRVSVVSPEQVLYEGDASAVVVPAYDGKVGILPRHAPFMALLGEGTLVVRQGGEERRFSVAGGFVQVVKNVVRVVAEKASAA